From the Teredinibacter turnerae T7901 genome, one window contains:
- the pheT gene encoding phenylalanine--tRNA ligase subunit beta, translating to MKFSESWLRTWVNPSINTEQLVEQLTMAGLEVDGVEPVAGSFSQVVVGEILEAEQHPDADKLRVCKVAGAPDGIKQVVCGAPNARVGIKIPFALVGAQLPPGDDGKAFKIKKAKLRGVESMGMLCAETELKVGDDDSGLMELALDAPVGTDLREYLRLNDTIIEVDLTPNRSDCLSLKGLAREVGVLNRCEVSYPEITPVAPQSAESFPVELLAGNACARYAGRVIKGVDVSAPSPQWLQERLRRGGIRSIDAIVDVTNYILLELGQPMHAFDLDKLNGGIRVRMAEQDECLTLLDGQEVKLNSDTLVIADAAGPLAMAGIMGGEPSSVTTTTTNIFLESAFFSPLAIAGRARSYGLHTDSSHRFERGVDFNGTVAALERATQLLLDIVGGEAGPVVCQELPTELPAARSVTLRRERIELGLGFAIPDDEVLDILARLGLELRDTTATGWEFNVPTYRFDISIEEDLLEELARIYGYNNLPSTQMRITAELPLIREQKIPEDRVARQLIGRGYQEAITYSFIDPKLHQLFEGGEAVELLNPISADMSTMRTSLVPGLVDTLVRNLNRQQSRVRLYEKGLRFVPSEAGLTQVPGIAGLIYGPRYEAAWSADKGEVDFYDLKGDLESLLAITGQAFQFAPSTRPAMHPGQCADVVLNDKIVGYLGAIHPAVQKQLSIARPVFVFELDQQAVAEGTVPEFKPLSKFPGVTRDLAVLVDKGVSSAQLEIVIRNNAGESLKKLKVFDVYSGEGIDPKRKSLAFSLTFQHPSRTLNEEEINSAVSAIVAQLGDEFDASLR from the coding sequence ATGAAATTCAGCGAATCCTGGTTGCGTACCTGGGTAAACCCCAGCATTAACACAGAACAACTCGTAGAACAGCTCACCATGGCTGGCCTGGAAGTGGACGGCGTAGAACCGGTGGCCGGCAGCTTTAGTCAGGTGGTCGTCGGCGAAATTCTGGAAGCCGAGCAACATCCGGACGCGGACAAACTGCGCGTATGTAAAGTTGCCGGTGCGCCAGACGGCATCAAGCAAGTAGTCTGCGGGGCCCCCAACGCGCGCGTGGGCATCAAAATTCCATTCGCCCTGGTAGGCGCACAGCTGCCACCGGGTGACGACGGTAAAGCGTTCAAAATTAAAAAGGCCAAGCTGCGCGGCGTGGAATCCATGGGAATGCTGTGTGCAGAAACTGAACTGAAAGTGGGTGACGATGATTCCGGCTTGATGGAACTCGCCCTAGACGCGCCAGTAGGCACCGATTTACGCGAATACCTCCGTCTTAACGACACCATTATTGAAGTAGACCTTACCCCTAACCGCAGTGATTGCTTGAGCCTTAAGGGCCTTGCGCGCGAAGTGGGCGTATTGAACCGATGTGAGGTGAGCTACCCCGAGATTACACCAGTAGCGCCACAATCAGCGGAATCCTTCCCGGTTGAGCTGCTGGCGGGCAATGCCTGTGCCCGCTACGCCGGGCGCGTTATCAAGGGTGTTGATGTGAGTGCGCCGAGCCCGCAATGGCTGCAGGAACGCCTTCGCCGCGGCGGTATTCGCTCCATCGATGCCATTGTGGACGTAACCAACTACATCCTGCTCGAACTGGGTCAGCCGATGCACGCGTTCGACCTGGACAAACTGAATGGCGGCATCCGCGTGCGCATGGCCGAACAGGATGAATGCCTGACGTTGTTGGACGGCCAGGAAGTAAAACTTAACAGCGACACCCTGGTGATCGCAGATGCCGCAGGCCCGCTGGCCATGGCCGGTATTATGGGGGGCGAACCCTCGTCGGTTACTACCACTACTACCAATATATTCCTGGAAAGTGCGTTCTTCTCGCCGCTGGCCATTGCCGGTCGCGCGCGCTCCTATGGCCTGCATACCGACTCCTCGCACCGCTTTGAGCGCGGCGTAGACTTCAATGGCACAGTCGCCGCATTAGAGCGAGCGACCCAGCTGTTACTCGACATCGTCGGCGGTGAAGCAGGGCCTGTTGTTTGCCAGGAGTTGCCAACAGAATTGCCCGCTGCACGCAGCGTTACCCTGCGTCGCGAACGCATTGAGCTGGGTCTCGGCTTCGCTATTCCGGACGACGAAGTGCTGGATATTCTCGCGCGCCTTGGTTTGGAACTGCGGGATACCACCGCAACAGGGTGGGAATTCAACGTACCGACTTACCGCTTCGACATCAGCATCGAAGAGGATCTGCTCGAGGAATTGGCGCGTATCTACGGCTACAACAACCTGCCCAGCACCCAGATGCGTATTACTGCGGAATTGCCGCTTATTCGCGAGCAGAAAATTCCCGAAGACCGTGTCGCACGCCAGTTGATAGGGCGTGGTTATCAGGAAGCAATTACCTATAGCTTTATCGACCCGAAATTGCACCAGCTCTTCGAAGGTGGAGAAGCCGTTGAATTGCTCAACCCGATTTCTGCCGATATGAGCACCATGCGCACTTCGCTGGTTCCCGGTCTGGTGGATACCCTGGTACGCAACCTCAACCGCCAGCAAAGCCGCGTGCGACTATACGAGAAAGGCCTGCGTTTTGTCCCTTCCGAAGCAGGGCTAACCCAGGTACCGGGTATTGCCGGTTTAATCTACGGTCCGCGCTACGAGGCGGCCTGGTCCGCGGACAAAGGTGAAGTGGATTTTTACGACCTGAAAGGGGACCTGGAGTCGCTGCTGGCGATTACTGGCCAGGCGTTCCAGTTTGCACCCAGCACACGCCCCGCCATGCACCCTGGTCAGTGTGCTGATGTTGTCTTGAACGACAAGATTGTAGGCTATTTAGGTGCCATTCACCCGGCAGTCCAGAAGCAGCTGAGTATCGCACGCCCAGTATTCGTGTTCGAGCTGGACCAACAGGCTGTCGCCGAAGGCACCGTGCCCGAGTTTAAGCCATTGTCTAAATTCCCGGGCGTTACCCGCGATTTGGCCGTACTTGTCGACAAGGGCGTCAGCAGTGCACAGCTCGAAATTGTCATCAGAAATAATGCTGGCGAAAGCTTGAAGAAGTTAAAGGTTTTTGACGTTTATAGCGGCGAAGGCATTGATCCTAAAAGAAAAAGTCTTGCTTTTAGCTTGACCTTTCAGCATCCTTCACGCACTCTTAATGAAGAAGAAATCAACAGTGCAGTGAGCGCAATCGTTGCGCAACTGGGGGATGAATTCGATGCAAGCCTCCGATAA
- the ihfA gene encoding integration host factor subunit alpha: MQASDNGSKESLTKADLAENLYEELGFNKREAKELVEYFFEEIRNALENNEQVKLSGFGNFDLRDKKQRPGRNPKTGEEIPITARRVVTFRPGQKLKARVEAYAGTE, encoded by the coding sequence ATGCAAGCCTCCGATAATGGCTCAAAAGAATCGTTAACCAAAGCGGATTTGGCAGAAAACCTCTACGAGGAACTTGGCTTCAACAAGCGTGAAGCCAAAGAACTGGTAGAGTACTTCTTCGAAGAGATTCGCAACGCGCTCGAAAACAACGAGCAAGTGAAGCTGAGCGGCTTCGGAAACTTTGATTTACGCGACAAGAAACAGCGTCCGGGCAGAAATCCCAAAACCGGGGAAGAGATCCCTATCACCGCGCGAAGGGTGGTAACATTTCGGCCAGGACAAAAATTAAAGGCACGAGTCGAAGCGTATGCTGGAACCGAGTAA
- a CDS encoding MerR family transcriptional regulator — MLEPSNNDELPVIPGKRYFTIGEVSELCAVKPHVLRYWEQEFPQLKPVKRRGNRRYYQRSDVLTIRQIRSLLYDQGFTIGGARQQMTTDGKPEELVLGDVVQDMIRELEAVLAMLKS; from the coding sequence ATGCTGGAACCGAGTAATAACGACGAATTACCCGTAATCCCTGGCAAGCGCTACTTCACCATTGGAGAAGTCAGCGAGTTGTGTGCGGTAAAACCGCACGTTCTTCGTTATTGGGAACAGGAGTTTCCGCAACTCAAACCGGTTAAACGCCGCGGCAACCGCCGGTACTATCAGCGGTCCGATGTACTTACCATCCGCCAGATCCGCTCCCTGCTCTACGATCAAGGCTTTACCATCGGTGGTGCGCGCCAGCAAATGACCACTGACGGCAAGCCTGAAGAACTTGTTCTGGGCGATGTTGTGCAGGATATGATCAGAGAGCTGGAAGCCGTTTTGGCGATGCTTAAAAGCTAA
- a CDS encoding SIR2 family protein — translation MASELNISEIYEQNLNFLIGSGASFGYLPTLQLSLKDSLMEEQFTVETLSVELTKRNQETLNTLLFMHYYNSCIKPAIESNPPVPLPPHRLEVINHYTDFISTVSSVIKEKKANERKCNIYTTNYDGCLEFAAENILSNSGQTVSINDGTNGFKKRYFHTKNYNNHVIQKGIFDNYSTPTPQINVLHVHGSVYWKKESGHIVVDYSNQDAGISFNERELELLSEFSTIVGNENATENDLLALQHNDEVYCQGFWSKYNKLPIVNPTKWKFYETVFEENYYQILRHLSFELERPNTVFITFGFSFADEHILHLVQRSLSNPSLTVYVCCFNEPEKSVMSAKFKDYPNIKLVTTEAVLNFSAFNSQVFTLSKGDGTANG, via the coding sequence ATGGCATCAGAGTTAAATATTTCAGAAATATATGAACAGAATCTAAACTTTCTAATTGGCTCTGGCGCATCTTTCGGATACTTGCCAACCCTACAGCTATCACTCAAAGATAGCTTGATGGAAGAACAGTTCACGGTTGAAACGCTATCTGTTGAATTGACCAAGCGGAATCAAGAAACACTAAATACGCTGTTATTTATGCACTATTACAATTCCTGCATAAAACCAGCTATCGAATCAAACCCTCCTGTACCATTACCACCTCACAGATTAGAGGTGATAAATCACTATACAGATTTCATATCAACCGTTTCTAGTGTGATAAAGGAAAAGAAAGCTAACGAACGAAAATGCAATATATACACTACAAACTATGATGGCTGCCTAGAGTTTGCAGCAGAAAATATATTATCGAATAGCGGTCAAACAGTTTCCATAAACGATGGAACAAACGGCTTCAAAAAAAGATATTTTCATACGAAAAACTATAACAATCACGTTATACAAAAAGGAATATTTGATAACTATTCAACGCCAACACCTCAAATAAACGTCCTGCATGTACACGGATCGGTATATTGGAAAAAAGAAAGCGGCCACATTGTCGTGGACTACAGCAATCAGGATGCAGGAATATCATTTAACGAAAGAGAGTTGGAGCTTCTCAGTGAGTTTTCCACGATTGTTGGAAATGAGAATGCCACTGAAAACGACCTTCTTGCTTTGCAGCACAACGACGAAGTATATTGCCAAGGATTTTGGAGTAAGTACAACAAACTTCCTATAGTAAATCCAACCAAATGGAAGTTTTATGAAACCGTTTTTGAAGAGAATTATTATCAAATTCTTAGACATCTTAGTTTTGAGCTTGAACGACCGAATACCGTTTTTATAACATTCGGATTTTCATTCGCAGACGAACACATATTACATCTTGTCCAGCGATCACTTTCAAATCCATCTCTCACCGTTTACGTTTGCTGTTTTAACGAACCTGAGAAGTCTGTTATGAGTGCGAAGTTTAAAGACTATCCAAATATTAAGCTCGTAACAACCGAAGCTGTCCTAAACTTTTCTGCATTCAACTCACAAGTATTCACTTTATCAAAAGGCGATGGAACTGCTAATGGATAG
- a CDS encoding ATP-binding protein produces MDSVGEVIEVRGVKIVIRVFDESNKETLFYLGEKYKGISIREHVTIRRGFRNIVCIVEGEYLDEKKLNEDQTDFVRKVELRPIGYFQEGEFLEGIKYLPMIRDSVFLISESELSTIYGRCQEDFFVGKLLKEGIPVSLSWSKLFNTHIGIFGNTGSGKSNTLTNLYTNLFEKKKASIAGKSQFIVLDFNGEYTGNQLLPLEEKSVYILDTKTDQGQRFPLSEEEFWDAEVFGILFKATENTQKPFLSRVVKGREKYLDVPNSLQAYTKKVFTRALTSASPKKEFSDLLRIVAKLIGATELEDQLSRLSWHGKLEKFYFPGSNPFASLDGGKNDSTYINYFKNDIDNITLPALTHFDQLIVRINLQLASDLIGGYVQFDHIQPLLKRIESSISSLKKVITVSNEQDDKILTVISMRKANQETKKVIPLLLAKYYYNKHKNALANQSPPTKTMHLIIDEAHNILSVQSNREYESWKDYRLELFEEIIKEGRKFGMYLTLSSQRPADISPTIMSQLHNFFIHRLVNDRDLFLLENTVSTLDSLSRGMIPNLSKGCCIVTGTSFDLPMVIQFSKLNVENQPDSDDVDLSVLWNDQSIPF; encoded by the coding sequence ATGGATAGCGTTGGAGAGGTAATAGAGGTACGAGGTGTAAAAATTGTCATTCGTGTTTTTGACGAATCAAACAAAGAAACGCTTTTTTACCTTGGAGAGAAATATAAAGGTATCTCAATACGGGAACACGTGACAATACGGCGCGGCTTTAGAAACATAGTTTGTATCGTCGAGGGCGAGTATTTAGATGAAAAGAAATTGAACGAAGATCAGACCGACTTTGTTAGAAAGGTTGAGCTAAGGCCAATAGGTTACTTTCAAGAAGGTGAATTTTTGGAGGGAATAAAATACCTACCAATGATTCGAGATTCGGTATTCCTTATATCGGAGTCCGAGCTATCAACAATATATGGGCGATGCCAAGAGGATTTTTTCGTCGGAAAGCTGTTAAAGGAAGGTATTCCCGTCTCTCTATCATGGTCAAAACTGTTTAATACCCATATCGGAATATTTGGTAATACAGGAAGTGGAAAGTCCAATACGCTAACCAATTTATATACAAACTTATTTGAAAAAAAGAAAGCCAGCATAGCTGGGAAAAGCCAATTTATTGTTCTCGATTTTAATGGTGAATATACCGGCAACCAGCTTCTCCCGCTAGAGGAGAAAAGCGTATATATACTCGACACAAAAACCGACCAAGGACAGCGATTTCCACTTTCTGAAGAGGAATTTTGGGATGCGGAGGTTTTTGGCATACTTTTTAAGGCTACAGAAAACACCCAAAAGCCGTTTTTGTCTAGGGTGGTTAAAGGGCGGGAGAAATATTTGGACGTACCCAATAGCCTGCAAGCCTACACTAAAAAAGTTTTTACTCGCGCATTGACTTCCGCTTCACCTAAAAAGGAGTTTTCTGATCTTCTTAGAATTGTTGCGAAACTAATAGGCGCAACGGAGTTAGAGGATCAGCTTTCTCGACTAAGCTGGCATGGAAAACTTGAGAAATTCTACTTTCCAGGTAGCAATCCATTTGCATCACTAGATGGTGGTAAAAACGACAGCACATATATCAACTATTTTAAAAATGACATAGACAATATCACGTTACCGGCTTTAACACATTTTGACCAACTGATTGTTCGTATTAACCTTCAGCTAGCAAGCGATCTGATTGGCGGGTATGTTCAATTCGACCACATTCAGCCTCTCCTAAAAAGAATAGAGTCATCAATTTCTTCATTGAAGAAAGTCATTACTGTTTCCAATGAGCAAGACGATAAAATACTTACTGTCATATCAATGAGAAAGGCAAATCAGGAAACAAAAAAGGTAATTCCATTGCTCCTTGCAAAGTATTATTACAACAAGCATAAAAATGCTCTTGCAAACCAAAGTCCACCGACAAAAACGATGCACCTCATAATAGATGAGGCTCATAACATTTTATCAGTACAATCAAACAGAGAGTATGAGAGTTGGAAAGACTATAGGCTGGAACTTTTTGAGGAAATAATTAAGGAAGGCAGGAAGTTTGGTATGTATCTCACGCTGTCCAGTCAGCGACCAGCGGATATATCTCCTACTATAATGTCACAATTGCATAACTTTTTCATTCATAGGCTGGTCAACGATAGGGATTTATTTTTACTGGAAAACACAGTAAGCACATTAGACAGTCTGTCGAGAGGCATGATCCCAAACTTGAGCAAAGGTTGCTGTATAGTGACAGGAACTTCCTTTGACTTGCCGATGGTAATTCAATTTAGCAAGCTGAATGTTGAGAATCAACCTGACAGTGATGACGTGGATTTAAGTGTCTTATGGAACGATCAATCAATACCTTTTTAA
- a CDS encoding DJ-1/PfpI family protein produces the protein MAKVLVIAGDFVEDYELMVPFQALQAMGHEVLAVCPDKSAGDKIKTAIHDFEGDQTYSEKPGHAFTLNASFADVSESQFDALVIPGGRAPEYLRLNPAVIDMVCAFAASAKPIAAICHGAQLLAAAKIIEGKKVSAYPACAPEVKLAGGDYADIAVDDAITDGNLVTAPAWPAHPAWLKQFNELLNK, from the coding sequence ATGGCTAAAGTACTGGTTATTGCAGGTGATTTTGTTGAGGATTATGAGTTGATGGTGCCTTTTCAGGCGCTGCAGGCGATGGGGCACGAGGTGTTGGCGGTATGCCCGGATAAATCTGCCGGGGACAAAATAAAAACGGCGATTCACGATTTCGAGGGCGACCAGACCTATTCAGAAAAGCCTGGCCACGCGTTTACCTTGAACGCCAGCTTTGCGGATGTAAGCGAGAGTCAGTTCGATGCGTTGGTGATTCCCGGTGGTCGAGCGCCGGAGTACTTGCGACTGAACCCTGCGGTTATCGACATGGTGTGCGCCTTTGCCGCCAGTGCCAAGCCAATTGCCGCAATTTGCCATGGCGCGCAACTGCTGGCTGCGGCGAAGATTATTGAAGGCAAGAAAGTATCGGCTTATCCTGCGTGCGCACCGGAAGTTAAACTTGCGGGGGGCGACTATGCGGATATCGCGGTGGACGACGCTATCACCGATGGCAACCTGGTAACCGCGCCTGCCTGGCCTGCGCATCCCGCCTGGCTGAAACAGTTTAACGAGTTACTTAATAAATAG
- the dld gene encoding D-lactate dehydrogenase, producing the protein MASMSNSELIRALQQVAGEENVLTSSKQTRYYRTGFRSGEGSAVAVVFPSSLWVQWQVLQACVNAGAIIIMQAANTGLTEGSSPSGHDYDRPVVIISGKKLDKLVLLNEGSQVLAFPGTSLYQLENALKPLKREPHSVIGSSCIGASVVGGIANNSGGALVQRGPAYTELSLYAQVNEQGELTLVNHLGLELGDSPQEILQRLEALPAESNAPATDKMASDREYIARVRDVNAETPARYNADPRRQFESSGCAGKLAVFAVRLDTFVAEEQSQVFYLGTNDDAVFTEIRRHILSSFEHMPVLGEYIHKTAFDVARDYGKDTFIAIKRLGTDAMPRLFSVKGYFTSVLNSVPLLPRDLPDRMLQWASKLFPQHLPNRLLRFHARYEHHLIIKMSGDGIAELNRYLASLFGNESEHERADKSNATSNGAYIACTPDEATDAMLHRFAVAGAGVRYLQVNTEEVEDIVALDIALKRNESNWFEALPSEISEKILPPLYYGHFFCHVFHQDYLVKKGHCAKDVKKALLAYQDTRQAAYPAEHNFGHLYQVPPETEAFYRSLDPTNTFNSGIGKTSKQKRYGGCC; encoded by the coding sequence ATGGCTAGCATGAGCAATAGTGAGCTGATCCGTGCGTTACAACAGGTGGCGGGCGAAGAGAACGTTTTAACCTCGAGCAAACAAACCCGTTATTACCGCACCGGATTTCGCTCAGGGGAGGGCAGCGCTGTTGCGGTTGTCTTTCCCTCCAGTTTATGGGTTCAGTGGCAGGTGCTCCAGGCCTGCGTTAATGCGGGGGCCATCATCATTATGCAAGCTGCAAACACTGGCTTAACGGAAGGTTCCAGCCCGAGCGGGCACGATTACGACCGGCCGGTGGTGATTATCAGCGGCAAAAAACTGGACAAGCTGGTGCTGCTCAACGAAGGTTCGCAGGTGCTGGCTTTTCCTGGTACTTCGTTGTATCAACTGGAAAATGCCCTCAAGCCGTTAAAGCGTGAACCGCATTCGGTTATTGGTTCTTCGTGTATCGGCGCTTCTGTGGTGGGCGGTATTGCCAATAACTCTGGTGGCGCGCTTGTACAGCGTGGGCCAGCTTATACAGAACTGTCCCTTTATGCCCAGGTGAACGAGCAGGGCGAGCTTACTCTGGTTAACCATTTGGGGCTGGAATTAGGCGATTCGCCGCAGGAGATACTACAGCGACTCGAAGCGTTGCCTGCGGAGTCGAACGCGCCTGCAACGGACAAAATGGCATCTGACCGGGAATATATTGCGCGGGTGCGCGATGTAAACGCAGAAACCCCAGCGCGTTATAACGCCGATCCGCGCCGCCAGTTTGAGTCCAGCGGCTGTGCGGGCAAGTTGGCGGTATTCGCGGTAAGGCTCGATACCTTTGTTGCAGAAGAGCAGTCGCAAGTGTTTTATTTGGGTACCAACGATGACGCTGTGTTTACCGAAATTCGGCGGCATATTCTCAGCTCCTTCGAGCACATGCCGGTATTAGGTGAGTATATTCATAAAACCGCGTTTGATGTGGCGCGGGACTATGGCAAGGATACCTTTATCGCGATAAAGCGGTTGGGGACCGATGCTATGCCCAGGCTTTTTTCGGTGAAGGGCTACTTTACGTCGGTGTTAAATAGTGTTCCTCTGCTGCCGAGAGATTTGCCAGACAGAATGCTGCAGTGGGCGAGTAAGCTGTTTCCACAGCATTTGCCAAACCGCCTGCTGCGATTTCACGCACGTTACGAACATCACTTGATTATAAAGATGTCGGGGGACGGTATCGCAGAATTAAACAGGTATCTCGCCTCGCTGTTTGGCAATGAAAGCGAGCATGAGCGAGCGGATAAAAGTAACGCCACCTCCAACGGCGCCTACATTGCGTGTACCCCGGATGAAGCCACAGATGCAATGTTGCACCGCTTTGCGGTGGCGGGAGCAGGAGTGCGCTATTTGCAGGTAAATACCGAGGAAGTTGAAGATATTGTTGCACTGGATATTGCCCTAAAGCGCAATGAATCCAACTGGTTTGAGGCACTGCCCAGTGAAATCAGTGAAAAAATTCTGCCTCCTCTCTATTACGGTCACTTTTTTTGCCATGTGTTCCATCAGGATTATCTGGTAAAGAAAGGCCATTGCGCGAAGGACGTAAAAAAAGCCCTGTTGGCCTACCAGGATACGCGTCAAGCCGCTTATCCAGCCGAGCATAACTTTGGCCATCTGTACCAAGTCCCACCAGAAACAGAAGCGTTCTACCGCAGCCTCGACCCCACCAACACATTTAATTCCGGTATTGGCAAAACATCCAAGCAAAAGCGGTACGGTGGCTGTTGTTAA
- a CDS encoding glutathione S-transferase family protein — protein MSNLKLYRHPISGHSHRAELMLSILGLDYELINVDLKNGEHKKPQFRKLNMLGQVPVLVDGDTVIADSSAILVYLAKTYDKTGAWLPDAAVELAEIQRFLSIASHQMVKGLVTARAIKLLGKDLDYTAAINESISLLNLLDEYLNGREWMVGEQHTIADIALYTYTKLAPEAGVKMDIYSNIRHWLGNVESINGFISMNAKK, from the coding sequence GTGAGCAATCTCAAGTTATACCGTCATCCTATATCCGGGCATTCACATCGAGCAGAGCTGATGCTCTCAATTCTTGGTTTGGATTATGAGCTTATAAACGTAGACCTGAAAAACGGCGAGCACAAAAAGCCGCAATTTCGCAAACTGAATATGCTTGGTCAGGTTCCGGTATTGGTGGATGGCGATACGGTTATTGCTGACTCCAGTGCAATTCTGGTGTATCTCGCAAAAACTTACGATAAGACGGGTGCATGGTTGCCGGACGCCGCAGTGGAGTTGGCTGAAATACAGCGTTTTTTATCGATAGCCTCACACCAGATGGTGAAGGGCCTGGTCACTGCACGAGCGATCAAATTACTCGGCAAAGACCTGGACTACACCGCAGCCATCAATGAATCCATTTCTCTTCTCAATTTGCTGGATGAATATCTCAATGGCCGCGAGTGGATGGTTGGCGAGCAACATACTATCGCCGATATCGCCCTGTACACCTACACCAAGCTCGCGCCGGAAGCGGGGGTAAAAATGGATATCTATTCGAATATTAGGCACTGGTTGGGGAATGTGGAATCAATCAACGGCTTTATTTCGATGAATGCCAAGAAATAG
- a CDS encoding di-heme oxidoredictase family protein, translating to MDIFRKKSVLTLMVGLGLPLFSYADCPPDYPEQGVMGPHVEHADIANGAASLRKIRELGEHLFTAKFNICDGLGRPATTGGGEKREPTQPAFIRTSAPETNSCAGCHSQPFVGGAGEFVVNAFILAQRLDPVTESVSNEFSNERNTLGMHGAGAIEMVAREMTYELRAQAEGLADGEHVISSKGVDFEITVAGGEVVDSKGIRPDLMVRPFAQSGNIASLRHFTIDAMNHHHGMQAEERFDLFAGKGFDSDHDLDGVHRELSIGDITALTVWQASLPVPIQVMPENRRLQHRIRDGKREFENVGCGSCHKPSLKLNSPLFSEPSPLNLEHTFRDVTQSIVWNMTTEGPRPRLHAEANGDIPVEAYTDLKLHNLCDAPEREDAIRFYCNEVLDQDRLSQDGRPGAELFLTRKLWDVGSSAPYGHRGDITTITEAILYHGGEARVSRDNFDQLDADKKAKIVEFLKSLQVVERDTL from the coding sequence GTGGATATTTTTCGTAAAAAAAGTGTTTTGACTCTGATGGTAGGCCTGGGCTTGCCGCTATTTTCCTATGCGGATTGTCCGCCGGACTACCCGGAGCAGGGCGTGATGGGCCCGCATGTGGAGCATGCGGATATAGCAAATGGCGCTGCTTCCCTGCGTAAGATTCGCGAGCTTGGCGAGCATTTGTTTACCGCAAAATTTAACATTTGTGATGGACTAGGTCGTCCGGCGACGACAGGCGGTGGAGAAAAACGCGAGCCAACGCAGCCTGCATTTATTCGTACCTCTGCACCGGAAACCAATTCTTGTGCCGGGTGCCACTCGCAGCCTTTTGTTGGTGGTGCCGGTGAGTTTGTTGTTAACGCATTCATTCTCGCGCAGCGTCTGGACCCGGTCACAGAATCCGTTTCGAATGAATTTAGCAATGAACGCAATACACTCGGTATGCACGGCGCCGGTGCGATTGAAATGGTCGCGAGAGAAATGACCTATGAGTTGCGAGCACAGGCCGAGGGGCTGGCCGATGGCGAGCATGTAATTTCCAGTAAAGGCGTGGATTTTGAGATTACCGTAGCAGGCGGTGAAGTGGTTGACAGCAAAGGTATTCGGCCAGACTTGATGGTGAGACCGTTTGCGCAATCGGGCAATATTGCCTCTCTGCGACATTTCACGATAGACGCGATGAATCATCACCACGGTATGCAGGCCGAAGAACGCTTCGACTTGTTTGCGGGTAAAGGGTTCGACAGCGACCACGATTTGGACGGTGTACATCGCGAGCTTTCCATTGGCGATATAACTGCACTTACCGTGTGGCAGGCGTCCTTGCCTGTACCTATACAGGTTATGCCGGAAAACCGCAGATTGCAGCATCGCATTCGAGACGGTAAGCGGGAGTTTGAAAATGTCGGTTGCGGTTCATGCCATAAACCATCACTCAAGCTGAATTCCCCGCTGTTTTCTGAGCCGAGCCCTCTTAACCTGGAACACACTTTCCGTGATGTAACCCAATCGATTGTCTGGAACATGACGACGGAGGGGCCTCGTCCGCGACTGCACGCTGAGGCGAATGGCGATATTCCAGTGGAAGCCTACACCGATCTCAAATTGCATAACCTATGTGATGCACCTGAGCGAGAAGATGCCATTCGCTTTTACTGCAACGAAGTACTGGATCAGGATCGACTTTCCCAAGATGGCCGACCGGGTGCCGAATTATTTCTTACCCGAAAATTGTGGGACGTCGGTAGCTCCGCGCCTTATGGCCATCGCGGCGATATTACCACCATCACCGAAGCCATTTTGTACCACGGCGGTGAGGCACGTGTCTCCCGAGATAACTTTGATCAACTGGATGCAGACAAAAAAGCCAAAATCGTTGAGTTTTTGAAATCATTGCAAGTCGTTGAGCGCGACACACTATAA